The Strigops habroptila isolate Jane chromosome 13 unlocalized genomic scaffold, bStrHab1.2.pri S16, whole genome shotgun sequence genome window below encodes:
- the XAF1 gene encoding LOW QUALITY PROTEIN: XIAP-associated factor 1 (The sequence of the model RefSeq protein was modified relative to this genomic sequence to represent the inferred CDS: inserted 1 base in 1 codon; substituted 1 base at 1 genomic stop codon) — translation MTEESRFCKNCKRDVPAADFSLHEAHCLRFLTLCPECDEPVAQKDMKDHQTEAHKQVRCNLCHQSMQQHQLDHHETKECHKRAVKRRICELEMSFYKLQEHLSTYASQTEQCWECNKYIMYKDQDKHKDICQNSDLSYHKNVNFQTSEASTNPTSICPTGTGGNLHWKCNKSFPDDQXSQHLNKCSAAHKLTXVLAGQSASKLSSDPPQSSYLAPSSCSENAMAWKDVHPKAKERNQPLTSKTLLKLSKNKKIDFPSPTRGRLSTSAQALKDTQSFDMLVTCVHCNIFLPLPTLWKHEIKCLFLTSLKSDRVKQGSSHEEKEDSF, via the exons atgacagaaGAGAGCAGGTTCTGCAAAAATT GTAAACGAGATGTGCCTGCTGCAGATTTCTCCCTCCATGAGGCCCACTGCTTGCGGTTTCTCACTCTCTGTCCAGAATGCGATGAACCAGTTGCCCAAAAGGATATGAAGGACCACCAAACAGAAGCACATAAGCAG GTCAGATGTAATCTTTGTCACCAAAGCATGCAGCAGCACCAATTGGACCATCATGAG ACCAAGGAATGCCACAAACGAGCAGTGAAACGCAGGATTTGTGAGCTTGAAATGTCCTTCTACAAGCTGCAGGAACACCTGAGCACCTATGCCAGCCAAACAGAGCAGTGTTGGGAGTGTAACAAATACATCATGTACAAAGATCAGGACAAACACAAAGATATTTGTCAGAACAGTGATCTGTCCTATCATAAGAATGTGAACTTTCAAACCAGTGAAGCATCCACTAACCCAACATCTATTTGCCCCACTG gtACTGGTGGCAATCTTCATTGGAAGTGCAATAAGTCATTCCCAGATGACCAGTAGTCCCAACATCTG AATAAATGCAGTGCAGCCCATAAGCTGA AAGTTCTTGCTGGCCAGTCAGCTTCAAAACTCAGCAGTGATCCACCACAATCTTCCTATCTGGCTCCCTCTTCCTGCTCTGAGAATGCAATGGCATGGAAAGATGTCCATCCCAAAGCGAAAGAAAGGAACCAGCCATTGACCTCCAAAACTTTACTTAAACtctcaaagaacaaaaagattGACTTTCCCTCTCCCACAAGAGGCAGACTTTCCACATCAGCCCAAGCTCTTAAAGACACCCAGTCTTTTGACATGCTGGTGACCTGTGTTCATTGCAACATTTTTCTGCCACTTCCAACCCTTTGGAAACATGAG ATCAAATGTCTATTTTTGACATCTTTGAAAAGTGACAGGGTGAAACAAGGATCAAGCCATGAAGAAAAAG aagaCTCTTTCTAG